From Calditrichota bacterium, a single genomic window includes:
- a CDS encoding HlyD family efflux transporter periplasmic adaptor subunit: protein MPSITTLPTTHVNHIDAGSSRALLIWMRSRPLAVRIGVPVVLFSLLTAIFWPSGGVDLPTAVVQSGEFVIDLKETGRLRAENSVFISAPPARSNLQIIGLVDEGTLVKEGDFLIQFDTTEVRQQIDDAIADLDIAKTNYDRTRASADSRLANLESSLENNRASYRLAELRLDQLKFEADVRIEEGTLQLKQAKNSLDQAVREIEAQRTIDEADLKALDLKVKQSRLDLEQLRNDLAKLTIRAPRPGLVVYKETWRGGEMSKIKVGDSPWRGQALIELPDLTLMLVATTVSELDVGKVKPGLECEIKLEAYPDPVFHGEVLSVGVLARADATSSEARSFDVLVRIRESDPLLRPGMSASVRIIVDRLADRVSVPIEAVFARDGDIIAYVKSGNSFRSFNVKTGPRNDNFVVVEEGIRAGMRVALVDPTVEQPEPKSIGGKEDKATPEPASSGSQSGPGSRPRGQGGGRRRG from the coding sequence ATGCCATCAATAACAACTCTTCCGACCACGCACGTGAATCACATTGATGCCGGATCATCCCGGGCGCTCCTGATCTGGATGCGCAGCCGACCCCTCGCCGTCCGGATCGGCGTTCCGGTAGTCCTTTTCAGCCTGCTAACTGCTATCTTCTGGCCTTCGGGGGGCGTCGATTTGCCGACTGCCGTTGTCCAGTCCGGAGAATTCGTCATCGACCTGAAGGAGACCGGACGGCTGCGCGCAGAGAACTCGGTTTTCATTTCAGCGCCTCCGGCTCGCAGCAACCTCCAGATCATAGGCCTCGTCGATGAAGGCACTCTAGTGAAGGAAGGTGACTTCCTGATCCAGTTTGATACCACCGAAGTCCGGCAGCAAATCGATGATGCAATCGCCGATCTAGACATCGCGAAGACCAACTACGACCGCACCCGGGCATCGGCAGACTCGCGGCTCGCGAACCTTGAATCGTCCCTCGAAAACAATCGCGCCTCTTACCGCCTTGCCGAATTGCGCCTCGACCAATTGAAGTTTGAAGCCGACGTCCGCATTGAGGAAGGCACCCTGCAACTTAAGCAAGCCAAAAACTCCCTCGATCAGGCTGTGCGCGAGATCGAAGCCCAGCGCACTATAGATGAGGCCGACCTGAAAGCTCTTGACCTGAAGGTGAAGCAGTCCCGGCTCGACCTCGAGCAGTTGCGCAACGACTTGGCAAAACTGACTATTCGAGCACCTCGACCCGGTCTCGTCGTTTATAAGGAGACCTGGCGCGGCGGTGAAATGAGCAAAATCAAGGTGGGTGACAGCCCCTGGCGCGGCCAGGCTTTGATCGAACTTCCCGACTTGACCTTGATGCTCGTCGCAACGACGGTCAGCGAACTCGATGTTGGGAAGGTGAAGCCCGGACTCGAATGCGAGATCAAGTTGGAAGCCTACCCCGATCCGGTCTTCCATGGCGAAGTGCTCTCGGTTGGGGTTCTCGCTCGCGCCGATGCTACATCCTCGGAAGCACGCTCCTTCGACGTGCTCGTCCGTATCAGGGAGTCGGATCCGCTTCTTCGGCCCGGTATGTCGGCTTCAGTCCGTATCATTGTGGATCGCTTGGCGGACCGGGTCAGCGTCCCGATCGAAGCAGTCTTTGCCCGGGATGGCGACATAATCGCCTACGTCAAGTCGGGCAACTCATTCCGATCGTTCAATGTGAAAACCGGTCCTCGCAACGACAACTTCGTCGTCGTTGAGGAAGGTATTCGTGCCGGAATGCGGGTAGCGCTGGTCGATCCGACCGTCGAGCAGCCGGAACCGAAATCGATAGGCGGCAAGGAGGATAAGGCGACCCCGGAGCCGGCGTCATCAGGTTCACAGTCCGGGCCGGGAAGTCGCCCCCGCGGTCAGGGCGGAGGCCGTCGCCGGGGATGA
- the miaA gene encoding tRNA (adenosine(37)-N6)-dimethylallyltransferase MiaA, translating into MTLPLIVLCGPTAVGKTATALSLARRLDCEVVSVDSRQVYAGMAIGSGAPYAMELRKVKHHLIGEVPPDQRLTAGEYARMALERIGEIESRGRGVLIVGGSGLYLRALLDGLSPAPPADPAIREELSHEIERLGVEPLLDELHRVDPEYATHVGHRDRKRLVRALEVQRLTGRPFSAWHQTTSGGIDQPPRRVMRFGLNRPRPELHRMIEARVAAMFAKGWVVEVEDLARQYGGIEKIPEPVAEAVGYRSIIAYLIGTTTLQDAGQRALFATRQFAKRQMTWFRADPRIVWLEGSGPEAPVRWADLILDAINNNSSDHARESH; encoded by the coding sequence TTGACACTACCGCTCATCGTTCTTTGCGGGCCGACGGCAGTCGGCAAGACCGCCACTGCGCTCTCTCTTGCCCGGCGCCTGGACTGCGAGGTCGTCAGCGTCGATTCGCGGCAGGTTTATGCGGGGATGGCAATCGGATCCGGCGCTCCCTACGCGATGGAACTTCGCAAGGTCAAGCATCACCTGATCGGAGAAGTTCCTCCCGACCAGCGACTCACAGCGGGCGAATACGCCCGGATGGCGCTTGAGCGGATAGGGGAAATCGAGAGTCGTGGCAGGGGAGTCCTTATCGTTGGAGGCTCAGGGCTTTACCTTCGCGCGTTACTCGATGGGCTGTCACCGGCACCTCCTGCAGATCCAGCCATCCGCGAGGAGTTGTCGCATGAAATTGAGCGCCTTGGCGTTGAGCCGCTGCTCGACGAACTGCACCGGGTTGATCCCGAGTATGCGACCCATGTCGGTCACCGCGACCGCAAACGGCTTGTGAGAGCGCTCGAAGTCCAACGCCTGACCGGTCGCCCCTTTAGCGCCTGGCACCAGACAACCTCGGGCGGGATCGACCAGCCTCCGCGTAGAGTAATGCGATTTGGACTGAACCGTCCCCGTCCGGAATTGCATCGCATGATCGAAGCGCGCGTTGCGGCGATGTTCGCTAAGGGCTGGGTTGTCGAAGTCGAAGATCTTGCCAGACAATACGGCGGCATCGAGAAGATACCGGAACCGGTTGCCGAAGCCGTCGGATACCGGTCGATTATCGCTTATCTTATAGGAACAACGACGCTTCAGGACGCCGGGCAGCGCGCTCTGTTCGCCACCCGGCAATTCGCCAAGCGCCAAATGACCTGGTTTCGCGCCGACCCAAGAATTGTTTGGCTGGAAGGGAGCGGTCCCGAAGCACCGGTTCGCTGGGCCGATCTCATTTTAGATGCCATCAATAACAACTCTTCCGACCACGCACGTGAATCACATTGA
- a CDS encoding TolC family protein: MNRASARWLKHKAGLFGTFLSAVSLLPFTYSLLPSAMAADTLRLTLDGALRAAYELGPSAAQARFDSVASEATYRATWGGLLPQLRLTGDTPNWWKSIDERLIYDPETGTNVLTQIPTEERRNQGRLSLSQELPWGASLDVSSRLYRRFWFWDHPEGAIRFTDYSLANRVDLTQPLFDGNPTGRLKRTAEIGRATGSIDHTLRMRSVRYDVAGAFYGLVSAREELAIAERDLAAGRDAADLAQRKLNAGLIPEVEVLQIEVDVARREASYRNSEGAVRAAEDQLKLALGMPLDGRIIQPDFAFSDEIPDDAPVPVSVDNRLEVTRSELALERSAIETRAAVRQARIRAYLSLFYETDSRRRSLDSLDLPSTRNTGVFLHFEVPLYGFGSTSYRIEALRAGQRAAEIASRDARSRVEAEQREALRRLDRVRDRCRIAAAALDLSERSFKITSARFEAGLVSSRELLDAQLDLTRTRRDLLSARIDLELALENLRRMTDD; this comes from the coding sequence ATGAATAGGGCATCAGCGCGCTGGCTCAAGCATAAAGCCGGACTTTTCGGAACATTTCTCTCGGCAGTCAGCCTCCTACCTTTTACCTATAGTCTTTTGCCTTCGGCGATGGCTGCCGATACGCTTCGACTGACTCTCGACGGGGCGCTTCGGGCAGCATATGAACTTGGTCCATCGGCCGCGCAGGCTCGATTCGACTCCGTAGCGTCTGAGGCGACCTATCGTGCGACGTGGGGCGGCCTGCTGCCACAACTTCGCCTAACCGGAGATACTCCCAACTGGTGGAAGTCTATCGATGAGCGTCTGATCTACGACCCCGAAACAGGCACCAATGTTCTGACCCAGATCCCGACCGAAGAGCGTCGCAATCAGGGCCGACTAAGCCTCTCGCAGGAACTTCCCTGGGGCGCGTCGCTGGACGTCTCATCGCGTCTATACCGGAGGTTTTGGTTCTGGGATCATCCCGAGGGCGCGATCAGGTTCACGGACTACTCGCTCGCAAACCGGGTCGATCTGACGCAGCCGCTCTTCGACGGCAACCCGACCGGTCGCTTGAAGCGAACTGCCGAGATAGGCCGCGCCACCGGAAGCATCGATCACACCCTTCGGATGCGGTCGGTTCGGTATGATGTCGCAGGCGCATTCTACGGCCTTGTTTCGGCTCGAGAGGAACTGGCTATTGCCGAACGGGACCTCGCTGCCGGCCGCGACGCGGCCGATTTAGCCCAGCGCAAGTTGAACGCGGGTCTCATCCCCGAAGTTGAAGTGTTGCAGATAGAGGTCGATGTCGCCCGCCGGGAGGCTTCCTATCGCAATAGCGAAGGCGCCGTCAGGGCGGCTGAAGATCAATTGAAACTGGCACTGGGTATGCCCCTTGACGGACGCATCATACAGCCTGACTTTGCCTTTTCGGACGAAATCCCGGACGACGCGCCGGTTCCCGTATCCGTTGACAATCGGCTCGAAGTAACCCGCTCGGAACTTGCACTCGAGCGAAGCGCAATAGAGACCCGCGCAGCCGTTCGTCAAGCGCGCATCCGGGCATATCTCTCGCTCTTCTACGAGACTGATTCGCGACGTCGGTCGTTAGACTCGCTCGATCTGCCTTCGACTCGCAATACTGGAGTCTTCCTGCACTTCGAAGTGCCGCTCTATGGCTTTGGCTCGACCTCTTACCGGATCGAAGCGCTTCGCGCCGGGCAGCGCGCAGCCGAGATCGCCAGCCGCGATGCACGCTCCCGGGTCGAAGCCGAGCAGCGGGAAGCTCTCCGCAGACTCGATCGAGTCCGTGACCGATGCCGGATCGCCGCCGCAGCACTTGACCTCTCAGAGCGATCCTTCAAGATCACGAGTGCCCGTTTCGAAGCCGGACTGGTATCATCGCGCGAACTGCTTGACGCTCAGCTCGATCTTACCCGCACGAGGCGCGATCTCCTCTCAGCCCGCATCGACCTCGAACTGGCACTCGAAAATCTGCGCCGAATGACCGATGACTGA
- a CDS encoding 6-phosphofructokinase, whose translation MSTMVAPKNRLGIVVAGGPSPGINSVISAAAIRSLVDGVPVVGIQDGFKWIMRGDIEHTLDLTVDHVSRIHFTGGSILGTARDNPTRDPALLEATVNSLLRLNIDKLVTIGGDDTAFTAMKVAESGHSRIRVVHVPKTIDNDLDLPQGISTFGFQTARQIGYDIVKNLMVDARTTSRWFFVVAMGRKAGHLAMHISKASGNTLTLIPEEFAGFDLTMHRLVDVLAGAIVKRLAYGHPDGVAILAEGLLDKVPIAELEALGHVERDAHDNVRFDEIDFGTILKREVQKRLAGFGLKPVIVAKNLGYELRCADPIAFDVEYTRDLGDRAADELLSGSGDLMVSIQNGRYLPIPFSDMLDPETGRTRVRFVDIGGDAYRILQNFMIRLVRSDFDDTTELAKLAAVCGVSLDRFTAEFGHAVG comes from the coding sequence ATGTCCACCATGGTCGCCCCCAAGAACCGCCTCGGCATCGTCGTTGCCGGTGGTCCGTCGCCCGGTATCAACAGTGTCATATCGGCAGCGGCGATCCGCAGCCTCGTCGATGGCGTCCCGGTTGTTGGCATACAGGATGGCTTCAAGTGGATCATGCGCGGCGACATTGAGCATACCCTTGATTTAACCGTCGATCACGTCAGCCGCATCCACTTCACCGGCGGATCGATTCTCGGCACCGCACGGGATAACCCAACCCGCGATCCGGCGCTGCTCGAAGCAACCGTTAATTCCTTATTGCGTCTAAATATAGACAAGTTGGTCACCATCGGCGGCGACGACACTGCGTTCACCGCTATGAAGGTGGCTGAATCGGGTCACAGCCGCATCAGAGTCGTGCATGTTCCGAAGACGATCGACAACGACCTCGACCTGCCTCAAGGCATTTCGACCTTCGGCTTCCAGACGGCCCGGCAGATCGGCTACGACATCGTGAAGAACCTGATGGTCGATGCCCGCACGACCTCACGGTGGTTCTTCGTGGTAGCAATGGGGCGCAAAGCCGGGCACTTGGCGATGCACATCTCCAAGGCCTCCGGGAATACCCTGACCTTGATTCCCGAGGAGTTTGCCGGATTCGACTTGACGATGCACCGACTGGTCGATGTCCTTGCCGGCGCCATCGTCAAACGGCTTGCCTACGGTCATCCCGACGGCGTAGCGATTCTGGCGGAAGGACTCCTCGACAAGGTCCCGATTGCCGAACTCGAAGCCCTCGGTCATGTCGAGCGTGATGCTCACGATAACGTCCGCTTCGATGAGATCGACTTCGGCACCATCTTGAAGCGTGAAGTGCAGAAGAGGCTTGCCGGTTTCGGACTGAAGCCGGTTATTGTAGCCAAGAATCTCGGCTACGAACTGCGTTGCGCTGATCCCATTGCCTTCGATGTCGAATACACCCGCGACCTCGGCGACCGGGCCGCCGATGAACTTTTAAGTGGCAGCGGCGACTTGATGGTCTCAATTCAGAACGGGCGGTATCTGCCTATTCCTTTTTCCGACATGCTCGACCCGGAAACGGGGCGGACGCGAGTCCGGTTCGTCGATATTGGGGGCGATGCCTACCGCATATTGCAGAACTTTATGATCAGGTTAGTCCGGTCCGATTTCGACGACACCACCGAACTGGCGAAACTGGCGGCGGTTTGCGGAGTCTCGCTTGACCGATTCACGGCCGAGTTTGGGCACGCAGTCGGATAG
- a CDS encoding FtsX-like permease family protein: MTGKVLHLEQLAAAWDGLRSHRLRSGLTALGVIFGVAAVIGMASIGEGARREALRMIDLMGASNIIVDQVKFDDAQVRKEALEKNPRGITLADGEAIRAVVPDVRHVVPLRMTDANVIAGSNSAKLKIVATSPQFFDLYRIRITGGRALSDADESTAQRVCVLGAGARRELFPLEDPVGKQVRIGSYIVTVVGVADRRPTQGGNIEGIELRDENRDLYVPLAASLKRSPPTAAFGEVSRIVVGMNDPAQLSSASRLIERIFERRHRAAGDYQVIVPEQLLRQHQATQRIFNIVMGTIASISLIVGGIGIMNIMLASVLERTREIGVRRAVGARQSDIRRQFLYEAVMLSLFGGIVGVGLGLGLSKAIAAYAGWETAVSLWAVLVATGVSAGVGVIFGYFPARKAARLDPIEALRYE; the protein is encoded by the coding sequence ATGACAGGTAAGGTTCTGCACCTCGAACAACTCGCTGCGGCGTGGGACGGCCTCCGGTCGCACCGGCTCCGCTCCGGCTTAACGGCACTGGGGGTGATATTTGGGGTTGCCGCCGTCATCGGAATGGCTTCAATCGGTGAAGGCGCCCGACGCGAAGCGTTGAGAATGATCGACTTGATGGGTGCGTCGAATATCATCGTCGATCAGGTGAAATTCGACGATGCCCAGGTGCGCAAGGAGGCGCTGGAGAAGAATCCGAGGGGAATAACCCTTGCCGATGGCGAAGCGATCCGCGCGGTGGTGCCGGATGTCCGCCATGTGGTGCCGCTGCGAATGACCGACGCTAACGTGATAGCCGGCTCGAATTCGGCGAAACTGAAGATTGTTGCGACGAGTCCTCAGTTCTTCGATCTATACCGCATCCGGATCACCGGTGGAAGGGCTTTGTCCGACGCCGACGAGTCCACCGCTCAGCGGGTCTGCGTCCTCGGCGCGGGAGCGCGTCGTGAGTTGTTCCCGCTCGAAGATCCGGTAGGCAAACAGGTGCGGATTGGGAGTTACATTGTAACCGTAGTCGGCGTAGCCGACCGGCGGCCGACCCAGGGGGGCAACATCGAGGGCATCGAACTGCGTGACGAGAACCGCGACCTTTATGTTCCGCTCGCGGCGTCGCTAAAGCGCTCGCCGCCGACCGCGGCCTTCGGGGAGGTCTCGCGGATTGTAGTCGGAATGAACGACCCGGCACAGTTAAGCAGTGCTTCCCGTTTAATCGAGCGCATCTTCGAACGCCGTCATCGTGCGGCCGGGGACTATCAGGTGATAGTGCCGGAGCAACTCCTGCGACAGCATCAGGCGACGCAGCGAATATTCAACATCGTAATGGGAACTATCGCCTCGATTTCGCTTATCGTCGGCGGGATCGGGATAATGAACATCATGCTCGCATCGGTGCTTGAACGAACCCGCGAGATCGGCGTCCGGCGAGCCGTCGGAGCGCGTCAATCCGACATCCGGCGGCAGTTTCTTTATGAGGCGGTGATGCTATCGCTCTTCGGGGGAATCGTAGGCGTAGGACTGGGACTCGGTCTGTCGAAGGCGATCGCGGCCTATGCCGGGTGGGAGACCGCGGTTTCGCTCTGGGCGGTGCTCGTTGCGACGGGCGTTTCCGCTGGAGTGGGGGTGATTTTCGGCTACTTTCCGGCGCGTAAAGCCGCCCGGCTTGATCCCATTGAGGCGCTGCGATATGAATAG